Proteins found in one Verrucomicrobiota bacterium genomic segment:
- a CDS encoding F0F1 ATP synthase subunit epsilon: MSTLRLEIVTPEAKIYSEDVEMVTLPGVEGEMGIYPMHVPLMTQVIAGEVAVRKNGQESLLAVGEGFVEVTGERVAILTDMAVKADDIDETKAEEARKRAEARLQEKLSDEESAAVTAALAHSLAQLHVKRRQKK; this comes from the coding sequence ATGAGCACATTAAGGCTCGAAATCGTCACCCCCGAGGCGAAGATTTATTCTGAGGACGTCGAGATGGTGACGCTCCCGGGAGTCGAGGGGGAGATGGGCATTTACCCGATGCACGTTCCGTTGATGACGCAGGTTATCGCGGGAGAAGTCGCGGTGCGAAAGAACGGGCAGGAAAGTTTGCTGGCGGTGGGAGAAGGCTTCGTCGAGGTCACCGGGGAGCGCGTGGCGATTTTGACGGACATGGCGGTGAAGGCGGACGACATTGACGAAACCAAGGCCGAGGAAGCGCGCAAGCGCGCCGAAGCCCGGTTGCAAGAGAAATTGTCCGATGAAGAATCAGCGGCGGTGACCGCCGCCTTGGCGCATTCGCTGGCGCAGTTGCACGTCAAGCGACGGCAGAAAAAGTAG